From the genome of Natronococcus sp. CG52:
GCGCCGACGATGCAACATTTTCTGCAGTACGTTTCGCTGCATCGGTTACATCGTCGAAATCTTCCGCCTTCACGCCCTGGTTTGCTTTTCGCTGTACTTCGCCTTCATACTCATCAGCGTCAACGACGTTGAGGACAACCAGTTTCGCTGCAACTCCGTTCGCTAATAAACCGGCCCTCAAGAGCAGACGACGGCTTGCTTCTGTATCATCCACGACTGTCAATGCACAGTCCATACAGACTACACTCTTCGAATCTATTTAATTACTGGGCAAACTGTACGAGAAGGGACAATTCTACGAAAGGTCCTCGAGTGATTGGATTAGAGAACGAAAGAGAGTTCAGATGAACCCAAACTGTCGCGGCAACCAAAGGGTGAGTTCCGGGAAGTAGATGACAAACATGATAACGATTAGATCGACGACGAAGAACGGAACAATCCGCTTTGCGATCGGCCAGACTGGCGTGCTTGACACACTCGAGGCCGCGAAGAGGCAGATACCGACAGGAGGTGTGATGAGCCCGAAACACAGCGCAACGATAAACATGATTCCGAACTGGAACTCGTGAATTCCAATCTGGGTCGCCATATCGTGAAGCGTCGGTGCAAGGATGATAGTAGCCGCGCCGATCTCGAGCCAGGTCCCGATGAACAATAGTACGAGGAGGACGATTACCATGAATCCAATGATACCGACGCCGCTTCCGGCGATTGTATCAGCAAGCATTCGTGGGACGCCCTCCCGAGCGAGTAACCATGACAAAATCATCGCGAACCCGATGATAAGATACAGTTGAGCAGCACGCAGCAGCGAATCGTGGAGCGCGCGGTAGATTCCATGAGCGTCGAGAGTCCGGAAGATGAGCAGTCCAAGGAGGATTCCGTACGCGCACGCGACCGCGGCCGCTTCGGTAGGCGTCATGATCCCTGCCATGATTCCACCCAGGATGATTATCGGCATAGTCAGCGCGAGCACCGAGTCGAGTACGAGTCGTGGATACTCACTCGTATCGATGTCTTCCTCGTATTTTGGATAATCGTTCTTCCAAGATAGGATACCAACCAGTATCATCAGTGCAAGACCGAGTAGAACACCGGGAATAATGGCCGCGGCGAACAATCCTCCGACGGATGTCTGAGTGACGCCTCCGTAAATAACGATAATAATGCTCGGCGGGATGATCGGTCCAACGAGCGACGAGGAAGCGGTTACTGCAGCGCTGAAATCACGATCATACCCTTCTTCGGCCATCGCGGGCACAAAGATTCGGCCGAGTGCCGCTACGTCGGCGACTGCTGCACCCGTAATCCCGGCGAAGAACAGACTCGCGAAGACGTTCGCCTGAGCAAGTCCGCCGCGAACCCGTCCGATCGTAACGTTAGCAAACTTGACAAGCCGCGGTGTGATCTTTGCCTCGTTCATCAACTCCCCGGCGAACAGGAAAAACGGAATTGCCAGCAGGACGAACGAATCCATACCATTGTAGACGCGTGAGACGCCGATCGTCATCGACTGATCAGCGAACGACAGCCACAATAAGCCGATGATTCCGATCCCGAACGCGATCTCCATTCGGGCGAAGATAAGAATTATCAGAAGGACAGCGAGTGCGAGGATCAGCATCGTATTCATCAGTCATCACCTCCATCGATTCTCGCACGCTCAACTTCTTCCGATTTTGTTTTCTGATCCTCTTCGTATGCCTGGAATCGGGCATTGTAATCCCGATCAAGCGTATCGGGATAGTAGTTTATCTCAATTAGTTTTCGTGTAGAGAAGATCATAATAATGACTCCCGAGATAGGGAAGACGATGTACGTCCAAAACATATCAAAGCCCATAGCTGGAGCCGTGGAGCGGAAGCCGCTCGTGGCCGCGTAATACCATCCCTGGAAAAAGAAAAACAGGCCGACCCAGAAAACGATGAGTAGTTCAATCGACCTGATGATACGACGGACAGTAAGGGGCAGACGCTGGAAGACGAATTCGACCTGTAGGTGCTTGTCATCCTTGATCAGAACACCGGCGAGTAATAGCGTAATCCAGATCATCATGTAACGGCTGAGTTCGCTACCCCAAGCCGGCACAAATCCAAGGATATACCTGGTAATAACCTGTGCCGTGATTACGAGAACGAGAATCGCTCCCGTAATGACACAAATCGCCCAGATGAAGGACGCGAGCTTATCGGTTGCGGTGAAGTAAAGCTGTATCACCCGTTCGATAGTACTATCCGCCTCACTCGGTCGCATTTCGGTCGCTGTATCCTCGGTCATTTTACTTGCGTCTCTCTGGTGTTGTTCATCATAGTAAATAAACGTGAGTATCCGCTCAGGAGTTGTGCTTAGGGCGCGTGGTCGTCGAAGCCGAGTTCTTCGCGTGCTCGGTCGATCGCGTCCATCATATCGTCGAGCATGTCCGGGTCGTCCATCTCGTCACGAATAACTTCGTTGACTGGTTCTTGCGTCGCCTCACGGAACGTCGCGATTTCCTCTTCGTCAGGTTCGTAGACCTCGACGCCTTCCGCTTCCACGATGTTGGTCCCCCAGGCTCGCTGAAGTTGGTTGACTTTCCGAGCGTCGGCCGATGCCATCTGTCCAGCTTGGATCACCAAACCTTGGTATTCGGCGGGAAGGTCCTGGAACCACTCGTCGTTACAGTGGATAAAGTTCATCGTAAAGCAGTGTCCATCAGTGACGATCCAGTCTATCACTTCTTGAAGGTTCCCGCTAATTACCGTCGGGATAGAGTTCTCTTGCCCGTCGACGACACCCTGATCGATTCCTTCGTACAGCTCTTCCCACGCCATCGGCTCCGGACTGGCACCAAGCTGTCGGACGAGTTCCATGTGGGCCTCGATCTCCATCGTTCGGATGTTCAGTCCCTCCATATCACTCGCATCCCGAATTTCAGTACCCGCAACGCCGAAGTTACGGAACCCACCGTTATCGTACCAGGTGAGCATTCGGAGTCCGGTGTGATCACGGAAGTCTTCCCACAATCTCTGACCGAACTCTTTGTCGAAGACGTAGTTTGCAGTGATAACGTCCTGCTCTATGTTCCCAGTTGCAAATGCGAACGGGGAGGCGTATACGTTGATGTTTGGATAGAACGGCGCAAGGTGGCCTTCAGCAGTCGAACCGACGAGTTCAACCGCACCCTCGATATTCTGCTCAGTCACCTCCACGAGACCACCGAGGCCGCCACCAGGAACGATATCGATCGTGAACTGTCCGTCAGTACGCTCCTCGATGTAATTCTTGAACGTCGTTGCTGCCCGGTGCTGGTGCATCCCCGTATCTTCCGGCCCGGAATGTGCGAGAGTTGCTTCGATTTCGGGCAAGTCGTCAAGGTTATCAACGTCACCACCTGCCTCGCTACTACCCTCGTCAGGGAAGATCATATCGGTACAGCCGGCAATTGAGCCCATTGCCGCTGTAGCCCCTGTCGCTTGTAAAAGCCGCCGTCGCTTTTTATTTATATTACCAGTACCCTTCTGTCCCCCGTTAACGGACTTCTCGTGTTCCATGCTCACAAGCAGTACAACTATCTTCATACTATATAATAGTTCCTAATGATGAAAATATACGGATATATTTTACTTATATTAGGATAGTATATTATTCATTCATTTCTCCATATATAGTAATGAATCTCAGTATCACGACTCTAGCATGTTCTTAATATGATAGAAATGAGTAGTATTGGTTGCGAATTAGAACTCTTAGATGGGGACAAAGCTAGTGAAGGAGAGCAATACGGCTCTATCGAACTGCATATTTTAAACATCACAAATGCCCTAAATTACGAGGTTCTCAAAAATACCGGAATGTTTTGTGACTTGTGTGATTTCCATCCTTATTTTTTATTATACAGATTCGTAGGTGAACGCATTGGTCACAGTTTGTATGAACGATTTTCGTCTTCTCCAACCCTTGACCAGTAAAAGGAAAAGACTGCCATACAGAACTTTCATTATCAAGTCGAAACCTGGATTGGGTGTATGTCAGTTGTAATCGATACTGTCAAAGCGATCGGCCTCACTGCACCACCAGCAGAACCGTTTGGGTACTCCCAGGAATGGGTAACGGAACGTACTTCCACGCTAGTTCGAATCGAGGCGAGCGATGGGACGGTTGGTTGGGGCGAATGTTGGGGCCCGATCGCCGGTACACGAGAGACCATTACAGACTTTTTTACCCCACAGCTCGAGGGGGAGGATCCACTCGCCGTCGAGAGAATATACGAAGATCTGTACGAAGCAAGCCGAGCCGCGTATATGTCTACGATTCCACTCCCTGCGATTAGTGGGATTGATATCGCGCTCTGGGACCTTCGAGGGAAACTTCTGAACCAATCGATTGCGGACCTCCTCGGCGGTCGGCGCCGGGATGCCGTTCGTGCGTATGCGACAGGTCACTACTTCAAACATGGACACGCTCTCGAAGAGCAGTACGATCGAATCGCAGCAGAGGCTGCAGACAACGCGGCCGAATTCGGTGCAGTCAAAGCGAAGATAGGGCTCGAATTACTCGGGTACGGTCACGAAGCAGATATCGAACTTGTGCGCCGCATTCGTGATGCGATTGGACCAGATGTGGCACTTTTTGTGGATGCGAACTATGCGTACGATACTGCTACTGCCCGGACAGTTGGTCGAGCGCTTGAGGATATGAACATCGGCTTCTTCGAAGAACCGGTCCGTCCACAAAACGTCGATGGATACGTCCACTTACGGGATACACTCGAGATCCCGGTCGCAGGTGGTGAGTGCCACGGGCCGCGTGATTTTGAACGACTGTTAGAGAACAATGCTGTCGATATTGCCCAACCGGATTTGTGTAACGTCGGCGGCATCACTGCGGCCAATCGGGTCGCACACGCCGCAGCTGCAGCACACGTTCAAGTAATTCCACACGTTTGGGGAACCCCTGTAGCGCTAGCTGCAAGTCTGCAACTCATCGCAACGCTCCCAGGAGACCCGTGGATCGAGTTTGATACCTCGTCCAATCCCCTACGTGACAGCCTCAGCCCAGACCCGATTTGTGCGACGGATGGAACAGTGCAGGTTCCTACTGGACCGGGTCTCGGTATCAATCTTGATTCTACTGCAGTCGATCAATATCGTGTAAGCGACTAAAAGTGCCTCGGGCGAGTATAATCGGAAAATGAACGATCCTTTCTTACATTCGCTACCGCTAACGAGTAGGCGGTTTGCTCCTTGAGAGTGAGTACATTACACCGACTCACCAGTAAGTGAACCGCCACGGATCACCGCGCCCGTGGCTTCCCATAGATTACTCTGAAACACTCCCCTTCTTGACGATATTGATGGTCGCTTCCGATTCCCGTGGTCTTGTCGGCCGCACTCCCGACACTTGAATCGTGGTGCTGCGGAGTCGGTATGGACGACGGCTGATAAGTTGGCCGGGTATCAGGCTTCACCTCCGTACACGGTGGCGCGGGTACTCACCCTTGGTATTTTGTATAGACCCATCCCGGGGTTTTTCTCTTAATTTTTTATGACAACTGCTTTTTCGTACGTTTTAATAGGGATTATTTAGATGCTATTTGTATCATGGTCATTTATACAGAACCGGCTACAGCTCATCGAGCAGAAGATTGCGCATATACACCTGTGGGAGGGAGACCCAGTGAACAGTAACGATCGGTCGATCGTCGGGTATGTCATGGCTGGCCACGGGCTAGTACACACGTACGAAATGTCGATTCCGATTCTGATGACGATTTGGCTACTCGAATTTTCGGTAACATCAGCACTACTCGGGCTGGTCGTCACCGTCGGGTATGCACTCTTCGGCGTTGGGGCCCTTCCTGGTGGTATCCTTGTCGATCGATACGACTCTCGGCTGTTGATCGCCGGCTGTCTGTTCGGAATGGGCGTATCGTTTCTGCTTCTCAGTCTCTCACCAAACATCGCTACGATCACGGTTGCGCTCGCAATCTGGGGGATCACTGCCAGCGTCTATCACCCGGCAGGGCTCGCCCTGATCAGTAACGGTGTCACCGAGACCGGATCAGCATTCGCATATCACGGAATGGCAGGGAATATTGGAACCGCGTTCGGTCCGCTCGCAACTGCGCTTCTATTGCTAACCGTCGAGTGGCGAATAGCCGCTGCATTGCTCGCGGTCCCAGCACTGGTCATCGCTGTTGCGGGAGTAGCAATCGAGTTCGACGAATGGGCGGCTTTAGAGCGAACCGACCGGACTGACGGAGGGGAAGATTCGTCTGCACAGATTCGATCAGCAGCGGAATTCATCGGGAACACGCGCCAAGTGTTCACAGTCGGTTTCGTGTTAATTCTCGTCGTGATCACGTTCGACGGCCTCTACTATCGGGGTATACTAACGTTCCTTCCGGAGTTGCTCGGCGATTTCCTCATCGCGTTTACCGGTGATATCGAGCATCAATTCCTTGATGAAAGCAGTCCGGTGGCAGAGGAGTTCGACCTCGCGCAGTACGTGTACGTCGGTCTGCTCACCGTGGGAATCGGCGGACAGTATGTCGGTGGAAAGCTGACCGATCGATTCGAGCCCGAAAGGGGGCTAGTAGTCGTACTGATCGGACTCGTAGGGATCAGTCTGGCGTTCGTCCCTGCGGCCAATGCGAGCCTCACGACGCTCTTGCTCATCACTGCGGCTCTCGGATTTGCGCTATTTGCGATGCAGCCGCTAATTCAAGCAACGATCGCTAAATACTCACCACCGGGATCTCGCGGACTGGCGTTCGGCTACACCTACCTCGCTGCGTTCGGGATCGGTGCCGCCGGTGCAACGATCGTCGGGGCACTCCTCACGTACGCATCGATCGTCGTCGTCTTCGTTGTTCTCGGACTGTTTGCCGCCGCCGGATTAACGTGTTCGTTCGTTCTCCTCTCCCGCGATCGGTCGGTCTCTACGTAGTTGGATTTATTACGATGGCTTCCACTTCCCAGTGTATGGGTCCGACGATCACCCGTATAGAGAGTCAGGAGTTCCGCTATCCGCTCGAAGACGTTGGGAGCGACGAGCACGGATTTAATCTCGTCTACGAGCCAGGAGAGACGACGTGGCGAAAACTGTTCGCGATCAAGATCCACACCGACGAGGGGGTGACGGGCGAGTACGTCGGCGGCAACTCGCCGGGCGCCGCCCAGATCAACATGTTCGCCGATTACCTCGTCGGCAAGAACCCGCTCGAGCGCGAGAAACACTGGAGCGAGATCAAGCGCGCCCTTCGCAAGTACGACCGGATGGGCATCGGCCCGATCGACATCGCACTCTGGGATCTCGCCGGCAAGTACTACGATGCGCCCATTCACGAGTTGCTCGGCACGTACCGAACGAAGATCCCTGCATATGCCTCAACCTATCACGGCGACGAAAACGGCGGCCTCGATACGCCGGAAGCCTTCGCCGACTTCGGTGAGGAGTGTCTCGAGCGGGGCTTCCCCGGCTTCAAGATTCACGGCTGGGGCGGCGGCGATGAGAGCCGGGATATCGAGCGGGAAATCGACTCCATTCACGCCGTTGGCGAGCGAGTCGGAGACGAAATGGACCTCATGTTCGATCCGGCTTGCGAGTACGAAACGTTCGCCGAGGCACTCAAGGTCGGCCGGGCACTCGACGAGCAGAACTTCCTCTGGTACGAGGATCCGTACCGCGACGGAGGCATTTCACAGAGCGGCCATCGAAAGCTCAGAGAGAGATTAGAGACGCCGCTGCTGCAAACGGAACACATCCGCGGCTTGGAGGCACACGCAGATTTCGTCATCGGCGACGGAACGGACTTCGTTCGGGCCGATCCTGAGTACGATGCGGGCATCACGGGCGCGATGAAGATCGCGCACATGACGGAAGCGTTCGGACTCGACGTCGAGTTCCACGCGCCCGGTCCGGCACAGCGTCACTGTATCGCTGCGACGCGAAACACGAACTACTACGAACTGGCACTCGTTCATCCCGACTGTGCGAACACGCAACCACCAGTCTACAAGGGAGAGTACTCGGACATGATCGACGCGATCGACGACGATGGTCGCGTTGACGTGCCTGACGGCCCTGGACTGGGGGTTGAGTACGATTGGGAGTACATCGAAGAGATGCAGACTGGTTCGATCCACGTTTACGAATAATATGACTTACCGCGCAGGAATCATCGGTACGGGAGGTATCGCTGGAATGGGCATCCTCGGCATGCACGAGGAGGACAAAATCGGGCAGTCGAAAATTCGAGCGAGTCACGCCGGCGGATTCGAGGCTCAGGACGAGATCGAACTCGTCGCAGTCGCAGACGTTGACGAAGAGAAACTCGAACGGTTCGGGACGGCGTGGGACATTCCCGCCGAGCGTCAGTACGTCGGCCACGAGTCGATGCTCGCGGCCGAAGATCTGGATATTGTATCGGTGTGTACACCATCCTATCTCCACCACGAGCACGTCATTGACGCGGCACGGTCGGATGCAGAACCCGACCTCATCTGGTGCGAGAAGCCAATTGCTTCGCAGGTCAGCGCCGCAGAGGAGATGGCGTCCCTCTGTGCGGAGACCGATACCGAGCTGTTGATCAACCACTCGTTCCGATTCACCGACAAGCAACGGAAACTCAGGCAACTCATTCAGGAGGAGGACATCCTCGGCGAGATTCAGTCAGTTAGCACGCAGTTCCGGATGGAACTTCTGCGGAACTCGACGCACCTGCTCGATACGCTGGTGTATCTTCTTGATTCGCGGGCCGAAACCGTTTCAGGCTACATCACCGGTGAAAACGAGGCCGTCGACAGTCTCGACGCAGCCCAGACGGTCGATGATGCTGGCGGAGGTGGGTTCGTCGTGATGGACGACGGGACGTTCGTCACCGTCGACTGTACGATTCCGCGTGAGCACTCGTCGATGGCGATCTCGATCATCGGATCGAACGGCAAACTCTATCTGAACAACGACGATGGTGAGTGGCGGTACTGGCGACTCACTGATGACGGAGAGCATGTCGAAGAGAGTCTCCCCGGGATCGAAGGCGCCTGGACCTGGGAAGACGACTACAAGCGGGCGTTTAGTAACGCCGCTTCCCACATCGTCGACGTACTGGACGGACGTGCCGAGAACGCTTCGCCCGGCGAAGAGGCAACCCAGAGTCTCGAGATCATCATCGCCTTCTACCTCTCGCACCATACGAACGGACAGGTCGACGTGCCGCTCGCGAGGCCGCTTCGTGACGTGCGCGTCACGTCTTGGTGAGCCGGACGAGACGCGTTCATCTCGGGATCCGGGCGAGTGATTCTCGCTCGAAGTCACCGCTGACCCAAAAGTAGCAATTCGCAGCGTATTGCCTATCTTCAACCGAGAATATACGTACTCTCGGCAAGTACGCCCGTACATGGGTTCTGGTACACCCGACATCGTCGTTCTTCGGAGCACAGCACACGGAATATCCAGCGAAGCGTGCGCGGATGCGCTCCAGTCACGTCTTCCGGAATACGATATCAGGTTAGCGTCGACGCCACGAGAAGAGAGGGAATTAATCGAGCACGCGCCGATTGCGACCGGAACCGACATCGATACGGATCTACTCTCTAGCGCGTCTTCTCTCGAGCTATTCGCCTGTGCCTCCGCTGGTGTGGGACACCTCCCACTGGAAACACTTGCAAAGAACGGCGTCACAGTGACGAACGCCTCTGGGATCCACGCGCCGAATATTGCCGAGCACGTTCTCGGCAACCTACTCGTATTCGCCCGGCGGCTCCACGAGGGATGGCGTCGACAGCGTAACAACGAGTGGCGCCGTTTCCC
Proteins encoded in this window:
- a CDS encoding universal stress protein, with translation MDDTEASRRLLLRAGLLANGVAAKLVVLNVVDADEYEGEVQRKANQGVKAEDFDDVTDAAKRTAENVASSALADIDVDYEAVGLVGDLPEDILTEAEDHDCDHIFIVGRRRSPTGKVIFGDVAQSVILNFEGPVTVLIDEE
- a CDS encoding TRAP transporter large permease, producing the protein MNTMLILALAVLLIILIFARMEIAFGIGIIGLLWLSFADQSMTIGVSRVYNGMDSFVLLAIPFFLFAGELMNEAKITPRLVKFANVTIGRVRGGLAQANVFASLFFAGITGAAVADVAALGRIFVPAMAEEGYDRDFSAAVTASSSLVGPIIPPSIIIVIYGGVTQTSVGGLFAAAIIPGVLLGLALMILVGILSWKNDYPKYEEDIDTSEYPRLVLDSVLALTMPIIILGGIMAGIMTPTEAAAVACAYGILLGLLIFRTLDAHGIYRALHDSLLRAAQLYLIIGFAMILSWLLAREGVPRMLADTIAGSGVGIIGFMVIVLLVLLFIGTWLEIGAATIILAPTLHDMATQIGIHEFQFGIMFIVALCFGLITPPVGICLFAASSVSSTPVWPIAKRIVPFFVVDLIVIMFVIYFPELTLWLPRQFGFI
- a CDS encoding TRAP transporter small permease — translated: MTEDTATEMRPSEADSTIERVIQLYFTATDKLASFIWAICVITGAILVLVITAQVITRYILGFVPAWGSELSRYMMIWITLLLAGVLIKDDKHLQVEFVFQRLPLTVRRIIRSIELLIVFWVGLFFFFQGWYYAATSGFRSTAPAMGFDMFWTYIVFPISGVIIMIFSTRKLIEINYYPDTLDRDYNARFQAYEEDQKTKSEEVERARIDGGDD
- the dctP gene encoding TRAP transporter substrate-binding protein DctP, translated to MKIVVLLVSMEHEKSVNGGQKGTGNINKKRRRLLQATGATAAMGSIAGCTDMIFPDEGSSEAGGDVDNLDDLPEIEATLAHSGPEDTGMHQHRAATTFKNYIEERTDGQFTIDIVPGGGLGGLVEVTEQNIEGAVELVGSTAEGHLAPFYPNINVYASPFAFATGNIEQDVITANYVFDKEFGQRLWEDFRDHTGLRMLTWYDNGGFRNFGVAGTEIRDASDMEGLNIRTMEIEAHMELVRQLGASPEPMAWEELYEGIDQGVVDGQENSIPTVISGNLQEVIDWIVTDGHCFTMNFIHCNDEWFQDLPAEYQGLVIQAGQMASADARKVNQLQRAWGTNIVEAEGVEVYEPDEEEIATFREATQEPVNEVIRDEMDDPDMLDDMMDAIDRAREELGFDDHAP
- a CDS encoding mandelate racemase/muconate lactonizing enzyme family protein; protein product: MSVVIDTVKAIGLTAPPAEPFGYSQEWVTERTSTLVRIEASDGTVGWGECWGPIAGTRETITDFFTPQLEGEDPLAVERIYEDLYEASRAAYMSTIPLPAISGIDIALWDLRGKLLNQSIADLLGGRRRDAVRAYATGHYFKHGHALEEQYDRIAAEAADNAAEFGAVKAKIGLELLGYGHEADIELVRRIRDAIGPDVALFVDANYAYDTATARTVGRALEDMNIGFFEEPVRPQNVDGYVHLRDTLEIPVAGGECHGPRDFERLLENNAVDIAQPDLCNVGGITAANRVAHAAAAAHVQVIPHVWGTPVALAASLQLIATLPGDPWIEFDTSSNPLRDSLSPDPICATDGTVQVPTGPGLGINLDSTAVDQYRVSD
- a CDS encoding MFS transporter, with protein sequence MNSNDRSIVGYVMAGHGLVHTYEMSIPILMTIWLLEFSVTSALLGLVVTVGYALFGVGALPGGILVDRYDSRLLIAGCLFGMGVSFLLLSLSPNIATITVALAIWGITASVYHPAGLALISNGVTETGSAFAYHGMAGNIGTAFGPLATALLLLTVEWRIAAALLAVPALVIAVAGVAIEFDEWAALERTDRTDGGEDSSAQIRSAAEFIGNTRQVFTVGFVLILVVITFDGLYYRGILTFLPELLGDFLIAFTGDIEHQFLDESSPVAEEFDLAQYVYVGLLTVGIGGQYVGGKLTDRFEPERGLVVVLIGLVGISLAFVPAANASLTTLLLITAALGFALFAMQPLIQATIAKYSPPGSRGLAFGYTYLAAFGIGAAGATIVGALLTYASIVVVFVVLGLFAAAGLTCSFVLLSRDRSVST
- a CDS encoding mandelate racemase family protein, which codes for MGPTITRIESQEFRYPLEDVGSDEHGFNLVYEPGETTWRKLFAIKIHTDEGVTGEYVGGNSPGAAQINMFADYLVGKNPLEREKHWSEIKRALRKYDRMGIGPIDIALWDLAGKYYDAPIHELLGTYRTKIPAYASTYHGDENGGLDTPEAFADFGEECLERGFPGFKIHGWGGGDESRDIEREIDSIHAVGERVGDEMDLMFDPACEYETFAEALKVGRALDEQNFLWYEDPYRDGGISQSGHRKLRERLETPLLQTEHIRGLEAHADFVIGDGTDFVRADPEYDAGITGAMKIAHMTEAFGLDVEFHAPGPAQRHCIAATRNTNYYELALVHPDCANTQPPVYKGEYSDMIDAIDDDGRVDVPDGPGLGVEYDWEYIEEMQTGSIHVYE
- a CDS encoding Gfo/Idh/MocA family protein, which gives rise to MTYRAGIIGTGGIAGMGILGMHEEDKIGQSKIRASHAGGFEAQDEIELVAVADVDEEKLERFGTAWDIPAERQYVGHESMLAAEDLDIVSVCTPSYLHHEHVIDAARSDAEPDLIWCEKPIASQVSAAEEMASLCAETDTELLINHSFRFTDKQRKLRQLIQEEDILGEIQSVSTQFRMELLRNSTHLLDTLVYLLDSRAETVSGYITGENEAVDSLDAAQTVDDAGGGGFVVMDDGTFVTVDCTIPREHSSMAISIIGSNGKLYLNNDDGEWRYWRLTDDGEHVEESLPGIEGAWTWEDDYKRAFSNAASHIVDVLDGRAENASPGEEATQSLEIIIAFYLSHHTNGQVDVPLARPLRDVRVTSW